TACGAGCCCGCGCTGCCGCCGCTGGAGATCGGTGGCGACTGGTACGACGTGGTGCCGTTGCGCGACGGCACCATCGGCGTCATGGTCGGTGACTGCGTCGGACGTGGCCTGTCCGCCGCCGTCGTGATGGGCCAGCTGCGGACGGCGGCGCGGGCGTTGCTGTTACGCGGCGCCGGACCGGCGCAGCTGCTGGCCGAACTCGACACCGTCGCCGCACGGATCCCCGGCGCCATGTGCACCACGGTGTGCGCCGCCGTGCTCGATCCGGTGCGCGGGCTCGTCCGCTACAGCAGCGCCGGGCACATGCCGCCGATCCTCGCGGACGTCGCCACGACCGGCAGGCTGCTCGAGGGCGGCCGCGCGGTGCCGCTGGCGACGTTCGACCCGCCGAGGCGGCCCGAGGCCACCACGGCGCTGACGCCCGGCTCGACGCTGGTGCTGTTCACCGACGGGCTGGTCGAACAGCGCGGCGTCGATATCGACGACGGATTCGCCAAGATCGCGGCAGTGCTCGCCGACACCTCGGGACGGCTGCCACGCGAGGTGGCGGACGCCGTGCTCTCCCGCCTGCGGCCCGCGGCCGGCTACGACGACGACGTCGCGATGGTGGTCTACCGCCAGCCGCCCGCACCGCTGCGGCTGGACGTGCCCGCGCACGCAGACGAACTCGCGGTGCTGCGGCGCACCATGAAGGGCTGGCTGGCCACCGCTGCGGTGCCGCACGACCTGGCTTCCGATCTGGTCGCGGCGGCCAACGAGGCGTGCAGCAACAGCATCGAGCACGCCTATCGCAACGGCGACGGCGGGCGGGTCCAACTGTCGGCCACCTGCGACGTCGATGCGGTGGTCATCATGGTCACCGACTCGGGCAACTGGAAGCCGCGCGCCTCCGATCCCGGCTATCGCGGCCGCGGGATCGAGATGATGCGAGCGCTGACCGAGGAGCTCGATATCGACCACTCCGGACCAGGCACGACGGTCCGGATGTCGGTGACGCTGCCCGCAATTACGTTCCCGGTGGCCAATCCGTTGCGTGATACGCACCGGCGGATTTCTGGGTGACGCAGCAGGAACCGAATCCCCGTCATCATCCGAACCCGCAACCCGAGCGTGGTGCCCTGAAAGCCTTGGTCGCCACGCACATTCACGAATTCGCAGCACGAGATCAACCAACGATGGTGCCCCGCTCCGGGGCCTGGTTCTCGGCGGAATTCGACTGGCCGGGAGTAGCCGCGGGCATGCTCGCGTCCCCGAGCCACCGCTCGGCCATCGGCCCTACCGCGCGGCGACCATCGCGTCCACCGTCTCTGGGGACAACATCTCGTCGGCCACCAAGCCCGCCAATCCCACGAACGCGCCGTTCTCCCCCAGCTGCGACGGGCCGATGTCGAGGTTGCGCAGTGCACTCGAGTGAGCGTTCGCCTCGACGGTACGCCGCAGCCCCTCGAGAAACGGTGGCAGCACGCCCACCGCTCCCCCCACGCGGACGTATGTCGGATCAACGATCGACACCATCGTCGCGACCACAGTCCCGACGAGTCGCCCGGCCTTCTCCGTCGCCCGGATCGCGTCGGGTCTGCCATCATCGACCAGGCGGACGACATCGGCCACCGTGCGCACCCCGAGGGGTTGCAGGTCGCGAGTCAGCGCCTGCCCGCTGGCACTGGCCGCGACACATCCGCGGCGGCCACAGCTGCACTGCTGTTGGCTGCCCTCGATCCGCATGTGCCCGATCTCGCCCGCGGAGCCGCTCTTGCCGCGGTGAACACGTCCCGAGATCACCACGCCCGCACCGATTCCGGTCCCCACCTTGACCCCGACGAGTGTCGCGTCGGGACGGCCCAACGCACAGAAGTCGCCAAGTGCCAACGCGTTCGCGTCGTTCTCCAGCAGGACAGGCACGCCGAGCGCGGCGGCGAACGGCTCGCGCAGCGGTGCGCCGTTCCAGTCCGGCATGGTCGGTGGTGCCACGGTGACCCCGCGCTCATGGTCGATCTGCCCTGGGACCGACAGCGCCATAGCACACAGGGTGTCGGCACGCCCGGTTCGCCGCAACAGTTTCCGACCGGCGTCGAGCAGCACCGGCACGATCTCGCGCGGGCTGTGCCGCATGGGCAGCCGGTGGTCCTCACGCGCGAACACCGTCCCACGCAGGTCGACCACCGCGAGCGTCGCGTGACTCTGCCCGAGGTCGGCGACGAGCGCGGTGCGGCCGGTGTCGTTGACCTCGAGCACTTCGGCGCGTCTGCCGCCACTCGACTCCCGGTGCCCGGCTTGGCGGACGAGCCCGAGACTGCGCAGAACATCCAGCCGCTCAACCAAAGTCACCCTCGACAGCCCTACCCGTTCCTGCAGCTCGAGCCGCGTCAGTGGGCCCGCCGCGCGCAGTAGGGCGAGCACGTGTCCCGGAGAGGTGGGGCTCGAGGGCGTCGATGTGGTCACGAGCATGTTGACAATATCCCCCACTGCACTTACGTTAACCAAACTGACAAAAGTTCGAAACATAGTGTGACAGCACAGGAGTCATACATGCTGGTATCCGGCCTGACGCGCAGATCCTTCTTGCGCGCTGCGGGCGTCGGCGCGGCCGCGCTCTCCGCCACGGCCTGCACCGGCTTCGCCACCAGTGGTAATGGCGGCATGATCTTCCTGTCCACGCAGTTCCGGCCCGCGGACGAGGCCGAGCGCTTCCGCAGCCTGCTCGCCCGGACCGCATCCGGTGTCGGCTACGTGACCATCGAGGAAAGCCCGTTCTCTAGCCAGGTGCGCAGTCAGGTCGACGCGGGCTCGACACAGATCGGTCTGCTCGGCGGTCTGCACGGCGACGTCGCGCCGCTCGCTGACGGCTAC
The DNA window shown above is from Nocardia sp. NBC_01730 and carries:
- a CDS encoding ROK family transcriptional regulator, with the protein product MLVTTSTPSSPTSPGHVLALLRAAGPLTRLELQERVGLSRVTLVERLDVLRSLGLVRQAGHRESSGGRRAEVLEVNDTGRTALVADLGQSHATLAVVDLRGTVFAREDHRLPMRHSPREIVPVLLDAGRKLLRRTGRADTLCAMALSVPGQIDHERGVTVAPPTMPDWNGAPLREPFAAALGVPVLLENDANALALGDFCALGRPDATLVGVKVGTGIGAGVVISGRVHRGKSGSAGEIGHMRIEGSQQQCSCGRRGCVAASASGQALTRDLQPLGVRTVADVVRLVDDGRPDAIRATEKAGRLVGTVVATMVSIVDPTYVRVGGAVGVLPPFLEGLRRTVEANAHSSALRNLDIGPSQLGENGAFVGLAGLVADEMLSPETVDAMVAAR